The nucleotide sequence ttcggggggtcgatctcccgtcccatcccctttttcctcattgtcgcttcctttaggggtattcaccatgtacacatcgtgagatgaggtggctgtccaatgccctatgggcgttggttcgtcggcatctcctgcatcgtcatccatgttgtcgatgtctccggagtcgaagttgagcacgtcgcttaaattgtcgacagtggctaccaagtgggtggtgggtgggctttgaatttcttcatcgtccgtatcccatcctcgctgaccgtagttcggtcagggctctcctgataaggagagagacttgagagagttcaggatatcgccacaaggcgaatgctggaagatgtctgcggtggtgaactccattatcggcgccccatcggattcgattggcaggggcgcggggggttcggagtccggggaggagtccggatcctcggagtcacgggtcatgcagagtgcggggctagcgttcggctcgatcactttcgggatcgcagcccccgaggtgacgtccaaccgctcatcctcaattggcgcaataggctccgagttaggggtcggaaccgatgcgtgtgcggcctccaggacactgtccgggggcagagctagatcatgcccctcgagatagtgcggcgcacttggccgtggctcgagcccgtcgaagatcaagtctccggggatgtcagctgtgtagtttaagcttccaaacctgacttgatggccaggggcgtagctttcgatctgctccaggtggccgagcggattggcccgcagagcgaagccgccgaagacgaagatctgtccggggagaaaagtctcaccctggaccgtatcgttgttgatgatcaatggagccatcgggcctaaaggcgacgacacagaggaactctcaatgaaagcaccaatgtcggtgtcaaaaacggcggatctcgggtagggggtcccgaactgtgcgtcaaggccggatggtaacaggagacaagggacacgatgttttttacccaggttcgggccctctcgatgaaggtaataccctactcctgcttgattaatattaatgatgtgggtagtacaagagtagatctaccacgagatcaaggaggctaaaccctagaagctagcctatggtatgattgttgtgtatggagttgattgcctacggactacaaccctccggtttatatagacaccggatagggttagggttacataaagtcggttacaatggtaggagatcttgaatatccgcatcgccaagattgccttccacgccaaggaaagtcccatccggacacgggacgaagtcttcaatcttgtatcttcatagtccaggagtccggctgaaggtatagttcggctacccgaacaccccctaatccaggactccctcaacaggcaTGCCCAAGACGGACAACGAGAGGACACGTGGCGCGTCCCGTGTGAACGCAAATCCGTCGAATTTGAGCCGAAAATGTGTCTAGATGGAGCGGACATGATTTGGTTTTGCGTCCACGTGTTGGGCCGGTGTTTGTGTCCACTTCAACCCAAGCAGACACATGTGGACCAAATGCGTTGGCGGCTTTGAAGTTGCCCTCAAAACTCGGAAATAATGCAGCGCCTGAGAGCATCTACAATCACGCGCCCTAATCCCGTCTCAAACACTAGGAGGGCGGTCACTCATCGGTCAAAAAACCCAACCCACCCGGGCGCCTCAAACCGGCCTCAACACCCGGGTTGTCCGgcgcccctcatatccagcccagaTGTAGGGCGGACATGGGGCGACACGGGCATGCCCGGGGCCATCCGCCATGTCGGACCCGACAGACCCAGTCACAACCGACCCCACTGTTATCCCACAGAAAAAATCCAATCCTTCTCCTCGCTCCGAACCCTAACTCACTCACTCTCCCCTCCTCTCCGATTCCGATCCAATCCGGTACAATGTCGAGCTACGACAGCTACTCCGGCTCTGACCTCTACATCGAGGAGGAGCTGGCCCTCTGCATTGCCTTGGAGCGGGCCAAGGTGGACATCGGGGACAGGTCCGAATCTGCACCGTCGCCGCTCCCGCGCTAGTGTAGCGCAGACACGGGAACCGGCCCCAACCGGCCCGCGCGCGTCTTCGGTAGGGCAGCGCACTTCGCTCCGCACctgtgtcgtccccttcccccGCCGCCAGCCCGCACGCGCACTGCGGAAATCTGTAGCGGGCAAGGGAGAGGGACGTGGCGGAGCAGTCTGTGTGTCGTCGCCGCGGGATACCaacggagcccaacgagagcgagCGACTCCTCTCTTGGGTCTACCGCCGTTCGGTGACGACGGTGGAGACGGGCGCTCGCCGCCTATGACGGAAGAACGAGGCGCTCTAGCTTGCCATAGAGTAGTCGGAGCGCGAGGCGAAGGCGGCAGCGGCTGAGGCAGCTAGGGTGGCCAAGTTGAAGTGACCGTAAGATAGGGTCGTCCACACGGATGAAGGGGCtgatcattctctccgactcctcgTCCGACGATGGCGAAGGCCACAGCTCCACCCCCTCCTCCGACGACCATGACCGTCCATTAGCCGCGGACGCCTACAGCTACGCCGGCGATCGAAAGGGCAAAAGCCCGACGAGGAAGTGGTGAAGACGCTTCTCTTCCTATGTTTACTATCGTTTTTTAGTTGTTGAAAATAAGAACTTATCCGGCGATGAACTCCGATGATCTTTTGGACGATGTACAATTTGTTCATGTGTATTTGGTTGTCCGTTTGATGCCGATTTTGTTGTTTGATCATGTAGAATAGCTCATCATGTTGCATGCGTAGTATGGATATAGGATGCCATATACGAGGTACACGAATATGAACAGAGGACTTTTAGTCATGACCGGTCATTGTCTACAAACACGTCCGAATACGTCCGTGGATGTTTGAAGGACTGGATTTAGCAAGTCCGATTGTACATGTAGCGTGGTACGCCTAGCGCGAGCGGCCAGGCGTGTACGCTTTACTGTTGCGCGACCGGCGGACGGTGGGCATCGGTATCGCTACACATCCGCGCGGCGGGCGACGGTGACGTCGAGGGGACAGGCGCGTGTAGTAGTACGAGCGTGCGGAGCGAGCGTGGTCCCCGCGGGGGCAGGGGGCCGCACAGTGCACGTGAGCCGAGCGCCCCGTCCCCATCCCATCCCCATCCCGCGCACGGAGCCGCACCGTTTTCCCCCCAACCCAACATGCCACCACGTGATCACGGAAACCCGAGGCCCCCCTCTCCGCTCACCATCCTCTGTGGCCTACCCCTCCCGTGTGTGCGCCTGTGTGGCCGTCCCCATTTGTGTCGTGCCAGTCCACAACACAAGCGTCcaattttcagaagaaaataaaacTAATAACCGTACCACCGTATTTTCAGCTTGTAGTACGTACCACACGCTCAAATTCCGTTATTTTTGCTGCTCGGCGGTACGGGCGGCCCGTTCTCGCCGCGGTGAGAGCTGGAAAAGGTAGGAGTACCGCCGTACGGATGGATGCGGGGAGCAACTTTATTTACTCGAGGCTGACAGTGTTGTGGCCATGATCAGCCGCTGGCAGCCGTGCTAATTAGTACTGCTAGTCTGGAGTTATTGGGTCATGTGATGTTCGTGTCGCGTCAGTCGCCTGCCGTCCCTGACAAAACCACAGCAAACCAAACCAACGCGGACCGTATGACCGACGTCCAATCCAATCCATCCAGCCACACACCTGCAGACAACTCCAGCTGGGACTGAGACGTACCAGTACTACTACCCTCGGACACTTTTCATATGCGGACGCTCGCGGGTTCCCGTTCCCCGGTCTCGCCTGACCGGaataaacaaacaaacaaacaagccaCAGGACTACACGGTGCCCACAGAGCTGAGATCTGGATCGAAAGCCGGGCGTTTTAGGCTTGACGATGCGCAGTTACCTGGAAGCAGGCGCAGAGGGGCAAGAAACCGAGCTTCTTCCGATCATCAGTGGCGTGCACCGCGCTGAAAACGACCTCTTTGAACGGTTCTCGGTTTCTTGTAGTACAAAGCTAACTTGCCGATGTTAAGGATGCATCACAGTTACAGGGGAACGTACGTACGTATCTTGAGAGAAAAAGGTGGTGAGAAAGTGACGGTGCATTCCTCGAAAAGGGGCTCCGGCTTTCTACTGGCTCCCGTTAACAACGAGCCCGCGTGCGCATCCGGAATTCCAGATTTGGGGTGGATAAGGAGATCCGGTGCCAATTGGAGCCTCCAGAGCACATGAACGGCACTGCCTCGACTATAATTATTCTAGCAAAAGTACTGCCGGCTAAGCGCATACGTGGTCAGGCCTTTTTAATTGAATTCCTGATGACTGACTGGTGGATGATGAAGGGAGGGAGGCCAGATTTTTCGAGGTGCAGGTTTGAAGACTGTACCTATGTCAAAAAACTAAATTGCATTGGCATGTAGCTGCGTAATGAACATCACGTGGAGATCAGACTGATGCTGGACTATTTGCCCGGCGAACCGCCTTGCTTCAGGTTCAGGGTGATCTGCCTCTCCGTGAATATCAACCAGGTCGAGTTACTTCGCTGCACTGCAATGATCAGTAAACAGCAAACCCACTGGGAATCTGGTGCTGTAGTGCCCATGCTGGAAGTGTCGGCGACGTCCATGTGGAATATACTTTTGCTAAGCTAAATAGCACACACGGATAAAAGAAAACCGCAAATAGTAAATGATATCAACTACTCCCCCGTcccatcatactccctccgttcctaaatataattttTTTGAGATTCTAATATAAACTACacatggagcaaaatgagtaaatctacgcTTTAAAATTCGTCTATATACATACATATGTactagtccatattgaaatatctagaagacttatatttagaaacgaagagaGTACAAGATATTAGTACTCCCTTCAGGCTGCGTCAGAGGGAGTAGTTTTAATATAATGGTCATGAACACACACTGGAACAGGTACAATGGACTGAGAAACGCAAGCAATGTCGAACAAGCATGCCTCAGCATTGTCAGAGACAAGATGCTCGAGCAAAAAGGATCTTGACAAATATGCAGAATGGCTAAGGGGAAAGAACCATTGTGTAATCAGTTTGTTTGATATCAGTCACTCTCAACTGATAGGCAAACTCCCCGTGCATGATGAGGCATGTCTACGAAGCTGAATTATTCTGTCGACATAAGAGGAAAAAATGTACCAAGCTGTCCCATAAACCAGAGCCATGATGGAACAATACCTTTCCGAAGTTGAACAATCAAGCACAAATAGAATATATTTACACCACGCTAAGCTAATAACATTAAGGGCTTCACCATTAGCTACACGCCACATATTGgtaaaaaacaaagagaaaaaataTCCAACGAGGTCAGCAGTCGAACTCTCAGGTATTGTCTGAATGAAACATGACCGTCAGCTATCTGCTCCAAATAAATGTGGCCATCAACTCTATTATTTGATTCAGATCATGTTACAATGGTTGCTCGAGgtacaaaagaaaaaagaagagtggGAAAATGAACCTAAGTATACCTGACATATACACAGTACCTCAACTGATTAAAAATTATCCCTCAAAGAACTTAAATGCTTAGATTTATGGTGTCCTTGAGAAGTTTGCGAACACTAGCTTTTACTTCAGCAGTAACCTGTAGTGGCTCAGGATATGCATCCAGTACAAACAAAGCAAGGATCCTCATAGTATCTGACAAGATCACTTTATCATACCTAGGCACCTCCTGGTTAATAAACTGGCATGAACTTCTTATCTTGCAAGAGCTGCATACCTGAAAGAGCACAACATGTAAGAGGGAAATCTCAAGCATGCGTTGAGAACAAATTCTTCTACTGAAGCTACCGAATTGAAAATTGCATACTTTCTCTTCTGGCAAGTTGAAGAAAGCTCGTAATCTTTTTGATGCAAAAACTGTTCTTCGCTCGACAGATGGGCAGCCAAACAATGCTACCTTCTTCAAGTCACTTCCCGACAACCATCTGCAGTGACAAGCAAAAGGTTCAACGACAGATGAATCAAGTGATTTGTAACAGTTCTGCCATGTTATTCTGCCTTTTACCTTCGGCTAATAATATAAAACACATTAgttcacacacacaaaaaagaaCTATGCAGCTGCCTTTTCACATTATTCAGTGATAAAACAAAGGCAGCAAACATGGGGAACAAGATCAATATTGTTTCCGAAGATGTTGATGCAATATGCCTTAAAGGCCCAAAACCACCATTAACCTTGCCATGGCAGCATCCACTGCAAATTGAACACAAAGAGTTCCCACTTTCAAAAACAATTGATCCTCTGCAAATCATTAATCCACTAGTTTTTCTTAAGATGCTGTTCTCTACAAATGTACCTAAGATTAGACCATATAGATGGAATAATGAACGCATTTCGACAAAATAGAAGCATGCATGTTCTCCTCCAGCAGGCCAGCACACTGATCGACAAGGGTTATAAGATCTAGCTCAGAGATGGTATTTCAAACAGACATCGTACATGAGCATAAATTTGGTTCTTGCACTATCTCTAATTAATCTAGTCGCTTGAAATGAATCAATGATCTGTTGTCGAGTGATGCCTTCGAATATACACGTTACAACTACCAAATTCAATCTCTCTGGAGCAAAAGAAAGCAATTCATTGCTAGAATCACAATGTGATGCCTTGCCATGCCAAAGATAAAAGTCAATGTTAAAAGTCGTAGACAGAACCCCAGAGCATTCAATTTCCAATTCAAGTCAAGCTACACAAATACATAGTGCTATTTCTCCTGGATATTTTACCCGAAAACATACTTTCCCAGGCCAATGAAATCAGTAATATAATTCATCCACCATTCCAGGCCAAACatactttgtactaaatcagcggcacttattttgggacggagggagtactatctttTTTCCAGAAATGTTCCTAAGATGCAACAAAAATGGACTGCTAGTGACAACCGAGACCCTTAAAACACAGCCACTTAGCTCTCCAAATCTGAATATTTCATGGCACTTAATAGCATCCATGATCTCTCTACCATACGAAGTATCCATCTGAGCCAACTGTCGAGGATGCTATAAGACCAAGGTTACAAACAATACGAGAATCAGAACTCACTTGGCGACGACCTGGTGATCGTTGCCGAACCGCTCGGCGGCGGCCTTGACAGCGTCGGGGGATACTACATGCGGCGCATCCGGGATGTAGGGTCCCGGCAGGTATCGCCCCTCGTGAAGCCGCCGGAGCAGCGCTGCCGCATCCTCCCCCCACGGGTGCCTTGATCTCGGCCTCGCCTTCCGCCGCCTAGGATCATCGCCGGACTCCGGCGACAGCGGGCGAGGCTTAGGATTAGGAATGGGTCGGGGCGTGAAGAGGGAGGAGAGTttcggagcggcggcggcggcggcggcggcggagagacgGCGAGAGGCGGCGAATGCCATGCACGGGTTTAGGGCTTGTGTGCCTGAGATGGGGAACAGGGAGACATCTCCGGCTGTGGTTCTTAACCGTCCGATCAACATTCTATGGGCAGATCTCACAGTTTTTCATGTCTCATGAGAACTCAATATTGAGGACCCCCTTTCTGTTTCTGATTTCCAAAAATTCAGTATAGATGCTGATTATAATTTTTTTGAGGGGATGCGTTATAGAATTTTCCTTGCATAATTTTATTTTCAAAGAATCAGTTCAGTTATTtatattttttggaaaaaagtCTTATGTTCTACTCAATttaatgtttttttttgaaaaactttcgatctattcataaTCTATCATGGCAGTAAAGAGAACACTAGAGGTAATACAAGTTACAATCAAGTCCATGGATCACGAGCAACGTTACATGCACTTAAGCGAGACGAAATCGTGCcgccgtcattgcccctccctTATCGGAGCGGGGAAAACCTTGTTCTAGTAGATAGTTGGCCTTTCGCCGGGCTATGGCCCCACAAGACCAACACACTAGAGTAATACATTGGAAGGATCAAACCTGTTGTTGAGTGcgtgctgatacgtcttcgtcgtatctatttttccaaactcttttgcccttgttttggactctaacttgtatgatttgaatggaactaacccggactgatgctgttttcagcagaattgccatgatgttgttttatgtgcagaaaacaaaagttctcggaatgacctgaaactccacggaatatcttacagtaaataataaaaaatcctcgccaaagatgaagaccaggggcccacacccttgccacgagggtgggggtgccccccctagggcgcgcccctacctcgtgggcccctggagacctcccgactccaactccaactctatataactgctttcggggagaaaaaaataggagataagatttcatcgcgttttacgatacggagccgcctctaagccctaaaacctctcgggagggctgatctggagtccgttcggggctccggagagggggattcctcaccgtcatcatcatcaaccatcctccatcaccaatttcatgatgctcaccgccgtgcgtgagtaattccatcgtaggcttgctggacggtgatgggttggatgagatttatcatgtaatcgagttagttttgttagggtttgatccctagtatccactatgttctgagattgatgttgctatgactttgctatgcttaatgcttgtcactagggcccgaagtgccatgatttcagatctgaacctattatgttttcatcaatatatgagagttcttgatcctatcttgcaagtctatagtcacctattatgtgttatgatccgttaaccccgaagtgacaataatcgggatacttaccggtgatgaccgtagtttgaggagttcatgtattcactatgtgctaatgctttgttcgggttctctattaaaaggaggccttaatatcccttagtttccattaggaccccgctgccacgagagggtaggacaaaagatgtcatgcaagttcttttccataagcacgtatgactatattcggaatacatgcctacattacattgacgaattggagctagttctgtgtcaccctatgttatgactgttacatgatgaaccgcatccggcataattatccatcattgatccgatgcctacgagctttccatatactggtttacgcttatttactttcccgttgctgttgttacaatcactacaaaatacaaaaaacattactttgctttcgttactcttttgttacgttaccatcactatcatattactttgctactaaacactttgctgcagatactaagtttccaggtgtgttgaattgacaactcaggtgctaatacttgagaatattctttggctccccttgcgtcgaatcaataaatttgggttgaatactctaccctcgaaagctgttgcgatcccctatacttgtgggttatcaagactaatttctggcgccgttgccggggagcatagctctattctttgagtcacttgggatttatatctgctggacactatgaagaatttgaaagacgctaagacaacaatttatccctcaactacgaggggaggtaaggaactgccatctagctctgcacttgattcaccttctgttatgagtaagcttgcgacacctaaacctgcttctgctattcgttctgatatgtcgcatgttattgatgatgctacttctgctatacatgatacttatgatgaaactacttctatgcttgatactactatgccacttggtgattttctcgaggaacgacttgctagggctagagagattgaaaatattgaatctgattatgatgatgaaagtgatgatgaagaatcacttgttattcctgagggttatttatttgatcaagaagcttctttagctattttagcttgcaaagatagatatgaactcaaaaggttattagctaaatggaataagcaatctctaaatgctaggatgagacctgaccctgcttttgctacttcacctatctgtgttactgataaggattatgaattctctgttgatcctgatataattactttggttgaatctgatccttttcatggctatgaatctgaaactgttgtggcacatcttactaaattaaatgatatagccaccctgttcactaatgatgagagatctcgctacttttatatccttaaaatatttccgttctcattaaagggtgatgctaagatatggtttaattctcttgatcctggttgtgtgcgtagtccccaggatatgatttactacttctctgctaaatatttccctgctcataagaaacaagctgctttaaaggaaatatacaactttgtgcaaattaaagaagagagtctcccac is from Triticum aestivum cultivar Chinese Spring chromosome 3A, IWGSC CS RefSeq v2.1, whole genome shotgun sequence and encodes:
- the LOC123058095 gene encoding uncharacterized protein; the encoded protein is MAFAASRRLSAAAAAAAAPKLSSLFTPRPIPNPKPRPLSPESGDDPRRRKARPRSRHPWGEDAAALLRRLHEGRYLPGPYIPDAPHVVSPDAVKAAAERFGNDHQVVAKWLSGSDLKKVALFGCPSVERRTVFASKRLRAFFNLPEEKVCSSCKIRSSCQFINQEVPRYDKVILSDTMRILALFVLDAYPEPLQVTAEVKASVRKLLKDTINLSI